CTTCCAGGTCACCGGGATAGCGAAATTTCCAGGCATATTCAGTGAGGGGCACGGCACGATCAACCAGATCTTTTAAGGTCGAATCCACATCTAGACACTGCTCACCTAATTCTTCCAGGCTGTGAGTTTTCCGAAAAGGCAGGCCGTGCCACATGAGAAACCCTTTGAGTATTTTTTCGATTGCCTGCTGACAATGGAACACGACATCAGACAGAAGCGGGGGAGAAGCGGTGAAATCATGGCGCGCCGCCTTCACATCCGTTTCCGCTTTTCGCAACCAGGCTCGGGTATCAGCCACCAAAACCGGATCAAGCGGCATAGAGTAATCTCCCCTCTCGGATAATGGTCGCAGGTAGCGAGGGAGGAAGATGGAGACGGCTATCAAACGCCTCCCTCGTCCAAACTAATACGTCCGCGGCGGCCCGGGTGCCGCGTAAGGCCTGATAAGCCAGGCGGCTGCGCCTTTTTTCCGGTGGCGCGTCGTCGGATACCACTACCATGAGGTCATAGTCGCTGTCTGGTCCGGCATCGCCTCTGGCCTTGGAACCAAACAGGTAGATGCGCTCTGGTTGAAATACCTCGACCAGACGTCGCAGGACCTCATTCAACATGGCATCCTTATTTTGCATTTCTAAGTCCCAGATGGTCATTGAATAACTCGTCGGCCCCTTGTTTCCTTACACCACCGAATCCTCGATGCGGTTGTCGAACACCCGCTGGCTCTTGCGCTCCGAGCGGGGCAGCTTCCCGTAGTCCATCACCACCACCTCGGGGGTGACCATGAGTTTATGCTTGACCACATAGCGCACTTCACGGCAGAGCTCATCAACGCGGCCCGCCTCCACTCCTTCGCCCCGCTCCACCTTGAGGAGCATGGAGTCGCGGCCGTGGTCGTCCCGGGTCAGATGAATCTGGTACTCG
This window of the Desulfobaccales bacterium genome carries:
- a CDS encoding HEPN domain-containing protein, with the translated sequence MPLDPVLVADTRAWLRKAETDVKAARHDFTASPPLLSDVVFHCQQAIEKILKGFLMWHGLPFRKTHSLEELGEQCLDVDSTLKDLVDRAVPLTEYAWKFRYPGDLEEPSLEEAQEALQITQEFYETMLLRFPLEVCP
- a CDS encoding nucleotidyltransferase domain-containing protein; the encoded protein is MTIWDLEMQNKDAMLNEVLRRLVEVFQPERIYLFGSKARGDAGPDSDYDLMVVVSDDAPPEKRRSRLAYQALRGTRAAADVLVWTREAFDSRLHLPPSLPATIIREGRLLYAA